ATAGGTAAGGACAACTTCTCTtcgatgacaataaagttgaatttcATTATGGTTAATGGAATCGCTCCGCCCGTTAAAACAGCTACTAGCTAGCTTGTAGGGCTAACTCACCCTACGCCCTACTTTCTGTAAAACCCAAATACAAGTGATTTGCTGTCAACcttgacacaaataaaagcgCCAACACACCTTACGTGAAAGTAAACGCGGGGGTAATTCGATATGACGAGTCTGAAAACAAGCTAGCAACGCTCTAGCTACGAAAACAGTCTGGCTAGCTGCCGTTAGCTGCCACCACCAGCTGGTGTCAAACCTGAGCACtgacgttagcatgctaacctaCGCTCCTTTCTTTGCTAGGTAACGACAAACAAGGTTACCTATAAGCAGTTTCGGTTCCGCTTACCTTTGAATAAGAAATCATACTCGTCGTCTCTGTTCCCCATTGTTAGTATGGTCACCTTTCTGAGATTGCGGTGATGCCAGTGAAGTACTTTCCCTGCCCTGACCACGGTGCTGTGCCAAGATGACAGGAGACAATGCGCACATTGCGTAGAAGAGCAGCGCCGCTGACAGGGAGATACGCTAACGGCGCACCGTCACGTGACTTACCAGTACGAAGTCTCAAGGctatataataataacaacaacaacaacatgatcattatcataattatgatcataataataataagaattatAAATGATCATTacgtcttttttgtttgtgtacatgtcTACAACGGAATAAACTGAGAACTAATGTTTCCACATTGTCACTAACTAGCTATAAAACTGCATGATACAAAACATTGATTAGGCTTCTTATAAATAATctaataaaacatgacaaaaacaaaaaagtcttGTCAGTTTTCATTAACTTAATTGACTTCATCATATTCTGGCTGAGATTGCATGTCAACATTATTATTCAAAGGTTGCcatttaaaaatatatgaatatatatatcTGACACAAAAGATGCTTTTATTGCGCAGGAGAGTTCCTCCTTAACCTATTACATATCAgtattttgacaaaacaatctaaCTGAAGGTCCACACATCAGCTTTTTTCACAAGTTTTcacaacattttcaaaacagatgagaaatcctaaaaaaaaatgtcataaacTGCAGAGTTTCTTCCAAAAATGAGACGTGAGATGCAACTGAAGCTACCACGTGGACCTTGTAGTGGGATTGCTTTGGCAGAATTTATTTCTATTGTTTTATagtaaataaactaaaaaaaaaaaaaaaaaatgctatggCGAAGAGTCAACACAGtaaagagtatttttacattcataAGTTAAACACAGTTGAGCTCACTACAAGGCTCTGCTAGTGATATTGATGTTTTCTGCATTACTTTGTCTTCAATGGTTACTTGCCAAACTGACATAAAAGATAAATACTGATGGAGTCATTTCCTACCTGgccagagacacacagattgCAGCTTTGTCTTCATCCACATCCTCTGCTGAAGCGAGGAGCTTCATTTCTGGACATTACAGTATGTTCATGGTCAGGATGCTGTGGAGGTGGTTTATATCGCAGGTGATGGTTGACCtagacagacacagagttaAGACaatcacaaaaagaaacagacattttagTGAAAAGATTTATACATGATCTCTGATGTAGGGCAGTGATTGGCTCTTCAGCattttggaatttcccctcgcgggacgaataaaggaatattgaattaaATCTTTCTCACACATTTAGTCAGACTGCTGAGACACGCGCTccatgagaaaatgaaaaacagctctgtgatgaaTTTCAAGTAATCTGATGCATGACAAACCTTGGCCCATGATACATTTACTGCTGCACAGAGGGGTTATTGTGGCAAGTGTTTAggcagcaaaagaaaatgatgtgtttggatGATTAGAAAGGTAAAGCAGAGTAAGTTCCCTCCTTTGCAATGCACAATGGAAATGTACACTTCAATACTCAAACACCTCTCAGTGTTACACAATACACTTAAACAGGAGCTTAATCTACTGCCTCAAATATGGCCACAGAGCTGAAGCGCCGAACATTTTAACTTTGATGAAAGTCAACTGACAATGCGTGTATTTGATGGATTACTGGTTGATAAAACCTAAGCAAGTTCCTCCTAAtaaccagcagagggagccaccATCTCTGCCTCCTGAAACAAATCTAAGGCTGcacagtggaggaagaagtatTCGGATCCTTCgttcaagtaaaagtactaataccacaatACTAGTAAAAGTCCTGTAGTTAAATgttacttaagtacaaatatGTAAATTAAATCaggtaaatgtacttaaagtattaaaggtaaaagtactcagaGCAAAAAATGGCCCCTGGCTATTATATATTGTAATATCATTattcatgcattaatgtaaaagcatgattttactgctgtagctgGCTGATGTGGTGTcaaattttaattacttttagGACTGCAAGGaatgatcattttcatcaaaattaatcagctgatttttgattaatcaattgaATGTCTagttttcaaaaaaaataaatcattaaaaaatgtgagaaatgctgCCACAGTTATAGAGAAGACAACGTGTCCATGAGTATGAATCTCAAAATTactaaattaaaataattaaaaagaattAAATCTCCACATTTATGAAGCTGGAACATAAactgtttttgcatgaaaactGACTTCAGTTTTTATAAAAACAGATACGTTTATAGAGAAAATCAGGTTTCTGACAATTGATAATGAACAAATCCTTTCAGTTGTCAAATAATTGTACTGGAGGAAAAGGTcaaatgtttccctctgaactgtggcaggagaaacactgaagtacaagtacctcaaatttgtactcaagtacagtatttgagtaaatgtacttagttacattcaaCCACTGAGAATGTTAAATGTAAGTTAAAAGTAAGAAAATTAGCAGGACCTGCTCTAAAGCTTCTGTTAGCACCCTCAACGGCGACATAAGCTCAtacatgtgaaatgtttttaggATGCAGCAACTCGACGACGCCATTTTGAAAGTTTTCGCTGAAAACGCGCTCGCGCAGTTGTAGTTAACGGAAGTGTTTGACACGTACCGTGAGCCTGTTTTGCCCGTTCTTGTTCATCATAAAACCCGTGAACACATTAAATTACACACTGGGTCTAGTTTCGGGCCTGCAGGCGGGTGATTTCCTTCCATGAGTAACACAGCGACCGTCGCACCTGTGCCTATTTTAACAACACCCGCCCACTCCGCCCATTGACCAATCAGCGGCGCTGACGTCTTGACAGACGcgttttcttcatttctcttaTACAGGTGAACTCCAGTTGAGACCGAGCAGAACATGCTGATACGTTGCTGAGGAAATCTACTCCAGTCTCAGTCGGATCTgtttatatttcctttttttaagcATCTCCACTCCTCGTGATGGCAAAGCGAGTCGCGCGCCAGAGGACTCAGCTGCCAGCTTGTTACTTTGAGGGTTACCTGGAGAAGAGGTCGTTCAAAGACAAGGTATCTTATAATGATGGACAGATATGTTTTGGGTTGTTCTGTGCAAACTGTCTGAACGCTTTTTGTTGTGATCAACAGGTGACTACAAAAAGCTTCCTGTTGTTGTGACTTTGTTTTTATATCTGTTGTTTATTTCTGGGATTTTAGTTGTTTTAGTCAAAATGAGTCAGAAATTGAGAAAAATCTAAAATCCGTAAGAGCTagttaaaagacaaaatgttcagAGCTTGGAAGATAAGATAAAGATATTTTGATTGTAATTAATGATGAATGGGTCTTAATTGTCAATTAATCTGTAAtgactgtgaaaatgactgagGATTACTTTTCTATTCTTCTGTGGTGTAATGATCAATTGACTAATTATTTCTGGTGTAAATGGCTGCTCATGTTTGAAATAGGTCTGCTGTTGTTgatggctgctctgtgtgtgtgtgtgtgtgtgtgtgtgtgagagagagagagacacacacacacacacacacacacacacacacacacacacacacacacacacaaacatgcatgacTGACATCTCAACAATGTGCGGAAGATGACGGATCCTGTGAACACTCACGTCAGCTTTAATATGTTTTAGAGTCAGAGCCATGCAGCACCTCTTTGATGAATGCATGTTGTTGTGCAGAGGGGCTCTGTCGTACCTCGCTGACCCTTTAAGGAGGAACTGTAACTTGTTCATTCATTTACCTGCGCTAGCTTGTGCTTAAAATGGCAAAACTGCAGTTTGAAGGCATGCATCAAACTTTAATTGTCATCTGTCAGCGTGCATCGGTCGAGCAGACAGGTGAAGTCAGGTGAAGCGCTCTTTCCATGGGAGGAACCTGTTCGTCATGATGTAGTTTTTTGGATGTTGTGTGGACTTTGAGTTTTTCAGCAGCACCTCTCCGACTGGTCTGACTGCCTCTCTGCTCATTGTGCCATCAAGATTAGAACAAACCAAGAGCTGACGGAGAACTGAAGACTGAAAAAACTGGCAAGGCAGGCTTTGTTATAATAAATCTTGTGTGCTGCTCAGCCCAGCCCTCACTGATAACAGACCGTGTACACTCCACGGAGAGCGCCTGCAaacccgattccaaaaaaagacGGGatgtaaataaagcagaaagTGACAAcatgctaatcctttttgacacattCTCAATtggaaacagtacaaagacaatatatttaatgtttgacctcatcggcttcattgatttttgtaaatatctgcttattctgaatttgatgcatttttcaaacaaggtgggacagcagcaactaaagactgggaaagatgtggaatgctccaaaaacacctgtttggatcattccacaggtaaacaggctgattggtaacaggtgatagtgtcatgattgggtatgagaggggcatcctggaaaggctcagtcgttcacaagcgaggatgaaGCGAGgtgtgaacacgtgattgtatgaaggatttTACTGCATGGAATAAGGAAgttcacagttcatttgcagatgattgcattctgtttttatttacgccTCACGCAGCGTCCCAACCCTTTTGGAATCGTGGTTGTAAAATCTTCGAGGAAACGTTTCACACAAAACACTTTAATCAAAGACATCCCAGTCCCAGATGAAAGGAGGGGGGTGAAAGGAGTCTGAGGTGACTAATTCAGGACCTCATTCAAATGCAGACTTGAGTTCTCCAGCTCAATACTTTTAATATTATCCAAGTTATTTTGAGTTCAGCGTGTAACACACAGCACTGGCGGTGGCTTTGACCTGAAATAGACAACAATGACCGGACGACTCTGAGTCATACAACTTACACGCCTGCACAAAAAATGAGTCCACTGACACACTTACCTGATTCTCTTCACATCCAGCCTTGACTTGGTTTTTAATATCAAAAACTGGTTTCTGTCATGACTATAGAGGCTTGAGTCATCAAGTCTAATCCTTTAATGTCACCCGCACAGATCACAGCAGCCTTCTTTATTTCCTTGTTGTGAAACCCTCAttgattttcctccttttcttcctcttgtgtctttgtgctctgtTCAACACAATGACAAATCTGTGTCCTTTCCTCTTAATATCTGTATTTTGTCCCTGCTCTCTGTTGTTCAgcgtgtttctctgtgtttgtgcagacatCTTTGAAACTGTGGACGTGCCTGTGTGGAAACACGCTCTTCTTCTTCAATGACAAGCGAGACACTGATGTAAGGAATCACAAagatttgggttaaaataagagACAGAAATTGTTTTTTACGTCacttaatgtgtgtttgtgtgtgtttcatcagtACATAGAGAAACTGGATCTCAGTGGATTTATCTCAATAACAGatgacagcagccaggatcGTAACTTAGACGCAGCCAGACTCAACCTCCAGATGAAGGATGGAAATATCAAATTGACTGTGAGGGAATATGtggaaaatgcaaaaataatctTCTTTTTTCCAAAGTAATTcctcattttcatgttttttctctcttctgtggTTACAGGCCCCTAATGCAGAGGCTCGAGAGCTGTGGAAGGGCTACATCCGCTCTGTGATGGAGGTCTGTGGAGTTTAACATTTAGCTGTTACTCAGTGATTTAATTTGAAGACACTGGTGCTTAGATGTATTTAACGTCAGGCCAAATCTAGGTAATTGCACCCCTCGCTTGCACAGATCATTGAAAACAGAAAGTGTGcgtctccctgcagctgtcGGTGCCTTCCTCCCTCAACCTGCTTCCAGGCCAGATCCACATGCTGAAAGAGGTGGTGGAGAaggaaaagcaaagactgaaaacCGTCTCTCCACCTGCTGTCACCAACTTCGACTCCAGTCCTTATGTCAGCCTCACAGCAGACATGCCAGTGTGAGTATAAACACTCTTCTTTAATGTGGTCGCTGATATTGCGATGCAACACTCTAAAACATAGTAAAATTAATATTCGAGAGGAGAATTTTGAAGCAAATTAAAAAGATCAGTCCGGCagtatttcattatttaattaATGCTTTTTCTGGTTTCCTAAATCTTTAACTTTTACCACTGAAAACAAGTTAAAGGGCTACAGTATGACCAGAATCCAGGACAAAGAGGGCATTATGTGCATCTGTATCTTGATACgttctggaaaaaaacaaatttaatgACTTAATTCAGCTTCAATTCAGGCCATATTGTCTTGTCTAAAGGCAGCAGACACGTACATTTATACCTCGGCATCATCACAGTTGCCTCCAACAGTTTACAATGTTCCCAATTTTGCATAGGAGCGCTCTCCAGGCAAAGCTGTATCTGTACATTTGGCTTTCAAATAAACTTACAGCTTCAGAACTGTCACCAAAAAAATGCCCCAATTGAATCGTCTAAAAAATGGTGCATTATGAAGCTTAAACCCCgaccggtgtgtgtgtgaggtatcAGTAGGTTTCAGGAGCATCACAAGAGAGTTTTGTAGGCTTCTCCTCTTGTTGTATTAAGCTcaagaggcagaaacacaccaCGCATGTCTACATACTGGATGCGTCACTCAGTAATAACCCACTAAAATCAGTTTTAGATGAATGCTggcagtttttcttttgctctcatCGCTGTTTTCTGGCGTCCTGCAGTTGTTACCACAGTGTCTCTCgactggaggcagagctgctgcttgAGAAAGAGGCCAAGAGAGGAAACCTGCTGCTGAGGCCGGGGCGTGAAGGAAACTCGTTCGCTGTCAGCACCAGGCAGGACCTTgatgggtacacacacacacacacacacacacacacacacacacacacacacagtgcatttgACTTACCTTTGCAAATCTGCCGTTGTTGcatgttgttgtcttgttttgatggcctccctctgtcttcctctatCAGCGCACTATTCAAACACTACCGCGTGGCTCGTAAACACGAGGGGGGCTTCACCATTGATGTGGACAATCCTGTGAGTATTAAAAAAAGCAGGCCCATATTAAGCTGGAGTGTTTTATTGTTCAGGTGAAAGAGGAGATTTAATGGGTTGTTTGGGTTATTTGAAGCAGAGTTGTATGAGGCACCGTATGACGCAGCAGGGTCAGACTTTCAGCAGTTTGTGGAATAGACAACAAATACAAGACTATGAAAATTAGTTGAGTTGAAGAACCTGAAGCATGCCTTTAACTGTGGCATATGATGTCCTGGAAAAGCACAGGGCGGTGACAGGTAAACACAGAGGTGGCAGTAAAATTGTCACATGTCAGCTGAGACACCAGCCatatttcttctgctcttttgtTAGATAAGACTTTATCAGAGGACACGCCTCTGGTCTTTGCATAATATTTACTGGAATGaggtggctttttttttttttttattttacatgacttccttctcagtaATCAGTAATTaaagtgtttgttgttggcGTTGGTAAAAGGATGTTGTTCTCTGTGCAGGTCCCCTGTGCAACGCTGCACGATGTGATCAACTATCTGGTGGAAAGAACGGACGGAGTTTTGATTCCGCTCATCATCGAGGAGACAtatgagaaaaacatctgtaCGTTTTCGTCGtccttttcctgtttatttttctctttcttcctcttttgctcaCTCAAGGTCACTCTTAGCTGTGTAATTATTATCCATTATGCCAACATACTTTTACCAAGAGGCAAACATAACACATTGAagctctggcttttttttttttttaacagcttttgTTCGATCTGATAATGAAAACGGAGAGAAGAGCGTTCAGCAGGCCTCGTCAAACCCCGTCCCACCAAGTCTGCCTCCCAAACCAGGTACAGAACTGTCTGTTGATGCAGAAACTCActaacatgaacacagacacatccAGCGACTAGTCTCTTTGCACTGTTTGCCCGACCTGTTTGCTGTGACTCCATGACGCATGCAGGCATTTGGAAATTCCACCTCTACAAAtgcctggtttaatgttggACTTTTTCCAAATTTCAGTGACATTAAGAATTACTTTTAGTTGGTCTTTTGGACCATAAAGCAACCACTTTCACAGCAATtgtcaaaaataaagaaatgttgtATAATCTTGTATTTTCTATTGTAAACCTACAAACAACAAATCTTAACTGGTTGGTTCACTTGCTTTGTACCAGCAGGTGTGTTTAAAAACTGGCCCTAAAATATGATTGTCAATCAAAGATTCTTGAGCCATCATGGTAACACTGAAGTTTTCCTGTGCAGGTACGACTGCACTGTGACGTACCCACACCCACCCGATCAATCATGCTCTGCTTGTTTTAGAGCATCTGGTAGAAATTCCTCTGCAGAGTTTTGTTCTGATCTGGACTTTGTAACTCGAGTGACTGttaacaagactaagagtctatGGTAGTGGATTTTCATAGCATGTGACGCCCTAAAACAACACCATGTCTGCTCGAGGCCCCTCTCTGCAGGTTGCATTTGTGTGCTGGTTGTGAGTAGCTGAACTGAGGAGTggtcttttttgtgtttgactgaaTAGTTATAAAAAGTTAAATTATCCAGTGATTCACAAGAAACAAGCAAAGATTACAGCAAGTCTGAAAAATCAAACATAATAGACTTGCGTCCCTTTGTGGGTGTCAAGACCCCCACGTTTGGAACCACTGGTCTACAACAGTCAGCGCTGTGTTtttgagctaaaggctaacatgctcataatgacaataTTAGCGTGGTGACATCCAGCAGatataatgttcaccatgttagcctgttagcatgctaacatttgctaatgagcactaaacacagtttacagtttaagttcagctgaagctgatggggaTGGTACTTGGTCATAAaccatttgttgtgttttggtgcATTATAAACCAAGATGTGCCGTTAGTATGGCTTGAAATGTTCATGTTAACCTTTATTTTACTGAACATGCATTTTCCCATTGTTCATGTTCAGTGTAAAACTCAGGGTTTCACTGATTTCTCACTGTGACAACAGCTGTTCGCCTTGTCCTTTTATATCTTGCAATACATCAAAACTGCACTAATTATAATtacattgtttgttttgcaacAGCTCTAAAAATGCCGATCCTTGAACTGGCCCCAGCAGCATTTGAACACGAGCACATATATATGAACGACAAGCGTGAGTATAACTCCTCTGCAGTCCCATCAATCAGTCCATCCATCATTCCTGTTGTTCACCTGCCTGTCATGCAAACATAAACAGGTGTGACttcattttttccactgctgcctcTAACTAAACTCTGTGTTCAAACAGTGGAGGAGAAcgaaaggaggagagcagaatcTGCAGCTGTTCCACTGCTACGTAAGTCCTCCAGCTTGTATGTCAACCTATCATTTACCTTTTTATGAGCGTGaatcattgtgtgtttgttggtctTCCACAGAACCGGAGAAAAACGCTCCGAGGAAAGCAATAATGCCTCCAACTCCTGCTCCTCGCAAGTGGGCCTCCGCTACATCACTCCACTCGACCTCCTCCACGAACAGCTGGGATACGAAGGCGAGGGCCTACACAGACAGTCTGGGACAGAGTAAGTCCGCGATGCTTCACTGAAGGCAATTTATGAAAATATACTTTCAGCCTCAGTTCATGTGTCTAACATCAAAGCTTTTCATCTGATTTGCTCTAGTTTCTCTGGCCACACTATCTGAGCTGAAACTCAAGCTGGAGCAGAAGACGAGGAATCAGGAGTGACCCCTCGTGGCGGGAGCCTGTCAGAGCATCAGGGACTCATCAGGGACTCATCAGGGACTCATCTGTCCCTGCAGGACGAACCAAAACATGAGAGCAGAGACCAGCTGCTTCCACACAGACGGCCTCTTCCTCAGCGGCATCGTGGCTCTGCTCCTCCTCGTCAGCTGGCTGTCGGCCGTAAAGCCTCTTGGAAGATTAACGCTTTATTGATTCACCCCGCTCAGACGCTCATTAGCAAATGAGTCGAATGTAACGAGAGGTGTACATGTCACATTATCTTCACCGCGTTTCTCTGCACATTGACAAGTGTACATCTTCCTCATCAGATTCTCTACATTAGTGTTGCTTTTGTCTgcctttttttgtatttgtatagtTTTCTACATTGTTAAAATGGCTGTATATATTCTGCCTCAGAGGCATGTGATgtttatgtgtatatgtatgtatgtatatattgtaCCCCATTGAGCTGGCTTGTGGTTATTGTGCCTActtaatgtgaatgtgtttagtttttaattaaaattctTGCTTCTCTCACATCAAATCAGATGCATGTGAACAAGCAACTTCTCGTATGTGCCATGCAGCAGTTAGAGATCTCTCAATCAGTTTTATGATGCAGCCCGTCTATTTCCCATATTACACCTCttgtctgtcattttttttgtttttctcgcTATCATCGAAGTAGAAACCCAAGAACAAAGTGCTCTCTCACTCCTTTATTACCTCAATGACTGATACATTATAGTGGAAAAATTAAACTATGTACAATAAATTGTGACTTTATGTCAGCATGTGAAATAAAGTTAACATAATTCTCAAGCTTCTTTAAAGCATTGCAGGCTACAGTTACTCAGGAGATGCATACAGGAGGAGCAGCACGGCAAAGCAGGACTGTtaccgtgtgtgtgcgtgacacgGAGGTCGGGGCGGCGCACAAATGACGACTTCAAACATCACTTTCCAGAGTTGATCACTTTCCCTTAGACCCCAACTCTCATAATGCAATTGGTTAGCTGAGGCTACTTGCTAGCTATCTGTTATATTTGGACCACAGAGGGTCCACTACTCACAAAGGGATTCCTCTTCAGAAAATAAAGTGGTGTTATTA
The Chaetodon auriga isolate fChaAug3 chromosome 3, fChaAug3.hap1, whole genome shotgun sequence DNA segment above includes these coding regions:
- the LOC143318182 gene encoding signal-transducing adaptor protein 1-like — translated: MAKRVARQRTQLPACYFEGYLEKRSFKDKTSLKLWTCLCGNTLFFFNDKRDTDYIEKLDLSGFISITDDSSQDRNLDAARLNLQMKDGNIKLTAPNAEARELWKGYIRSVMELSVPSSLNLLPGQIHMLKEVVEKEKQRLKTVSPPAVTNFDSSPYVSLTADMPVCYHSVSRLEAELLLEKEAKRGNLLLRPGREGNSFAVSTRQDLDGALFKHYRVARKHEGGFTIDVDNPVPCATLHDVINYLVERTDGVLIPLIIEETYEKNISFVRSDNENGEKSVQQASSNPVPPSLPPKPALKMPILELAPAAFEHEHIYMNDKLEENERRRAESAAVPLLQPEKNAPRKAIMPPTPAPRKWASATSLHSTSSTNSWDTKARAYTDSLGQISLATLSELKLKLEQKTRNQE